In Rhodococcus qingshengii JCM 15477, the sequence GCGGGGTCCTTTCCGAACAGCGTGCGGGCGGCGCCTGCGGTCACGACGGATCCCGTCACCACCACACCCGCCCCTGATACGGCCTCACCGGGTTCGGCGACCTGCTCGGCGATTTCGATCGCGACTTCCAAGGCGTCGGCAAGCACCGGCGCAACGACGACGCGCTCGTCGCCGAACTTCGCGACGGCGATGTTCGCCAGTTCTTCGACGTCCATCGCCCGGGGTGACCCGTTGTGGGTGACGACGATCTCGTCGAAGACGGATTCGAATGCAGTCAAGATGGCGTCGACGTCCTTGTCCGCCATGACGCTGACCACTCCCACGAGCTTGCGGAAGTCGAACTCGGCGGACAGTGCGGCCGCGAGAGCGCGAGCACCGTCTGGATTGTGGGCGGCGTCGAGAAAGACCGTCGGCGCACTCCGAACACGTTCGAGGCGACCGGGATTGACGACCGAGGCGAACCCGTTGCGGATTGCATCCTGATCCAGTTGTCGATCCGGACCGGCACCGAAGAACGCTTCTACGGCAGCGAGCGCGAGCGCGGCGTTGCGCGCCTGATGCTCACCGTGAAGGGGGAGGAAGATGTCGGTGTACACACCGCTCAAGCCTTGAAGTTCGAGCTGCTGTCCGCCCACCGCGATCTGGCGAGCAAGCACCTTGAACTCCGAGCCTTCACGAGCGACCGCGGCCTCCACCTCGACAGCACGCCGCAGCAATACCTCCATGACTTCGGGAGTCTGCTCGGCGATGATCGCGACGGTGTCCACCGGAACCAGGTCCTCGCGGCCCTTCTTGATGATCCCGGCCTTCTCCTCCGCGATCCCGGCCAGGTCGGTGCCCAGGTACTCGGCGTGATCGAGGCTGATCGGGGTGATCACCGCAACCTGCCCGTCGATCACGTTGGTGGCGTCCCAGCGTCCGCCGAGGCCGACCTCGACCACGGCGACGTCGACCGGCGCCTCCGCGAAGGCCGCATAGGCCATGGCGGTGAGCACTTCGAACTTGCTCATCGCCGGTCCCCCGGCTTCCTCCGACTGTGCGTCGATCATCTGCACGTACGGCTCGATCTCGCGGAACGTGTCCACGTAGAGCCGCGGCGAGATCGGATGACCGTCGATGCTGATCCGCTCGGTCGCGATCTGCAGATGAGGGCTGGTGGTTCGCCCGGTGCGACGATGCAGAGCCGTCATCAACGAATCGATCATGCGCGTTACCGACGTCTTACCGTTGGTTCCCGTGACGTGCACCGACGGATAGTTGTGCTGAGGCGAGCCCAGGACATCCATGAGCGCCTCGATACGAGTCAGTGACGGCTCGATCTTGGTCTCGGGCCAACGCTTGTCGAGTTCTGCTTCCACCAGCGCCAGTTCGGCGATGTCGACCGGAGTCGGAACCGAACTCTGAGCGTCGAATTGGGACGGTTCGTACGAACTCACTTGTCGGCCAACTCCTTCAGACGTCCCGTGATGCGCTCGATCTCTTCGACGGCGATCTGGCGACGTGTCTTGATCTTGTCGACGACGGCGTCGGGCGCCTTCGCCAGGAAGGCCTCGTTCGCCAGCTTGTTGTCAGCGGTGACGAGCTCCTTCTGCGCTGCCGCGAGGTCCTTTTCGAGCCGCTTCTTCTCCGCGCCGAGGTCGATGGTGCCCGAGGTGTCGATGTCGACAGTGACGGTGCCCTGGCTCAGGCGCACCTCGACGGAGATCGACGCGGTGAATCCCTCTTCGGGTTCGGTCAGCTTGGCCAGCGCCGCCACGTAGGCGAACTGGCCGTCCATGCCGGCCTCCGAGAGCCCGGACGCACGAGCCGGGACCTTCTGGGAAGGCTTGAGTCCCTGATCGTTTCGGAATCGTCGCACCTCGGTGATCAGCTTCTGCGTGTCTTCGATCCTGGTTGCGGCCTGGGCGTCGACTGCCTCACCGGACAACACGGGCCATTCGGCGACGACCACGGACTCGCCGCCGGTGAGCACCTTCCACAGGGTTTCGGTCACGAACGGAATGACCGGGTGCAGGAGGCGGAGCAGTGCATCGAGAACGTTGCCGAGCACGGCGCGGGTGTTCGCGGCGACGGCCTCGTCGGCGGCGAACTGCACCTTGGCGAGTTCGAGGTACCAGTCACAGACCTCGTCCCACGCGAAGTGGAACAGGCCTTCGCACGCCTTGCTGAACTCGTAGCGATCGAATGCGGCGTCCGCCTCGGCCTGGACCGTGTCGAGACGGTCGAGGATCCAACGATCGGCGTCGGTCAGTTCGCTTCGAGCGGGCAGCGGCGCGGGAGCAGCGCCGTTCATCAGAGCGAACTTGGTCGCGTTGAACAACTTGGTCGCGAAGTTGCGCGAGGACTGCGCCGAATCCTCACCGACGGACAGGTCGCTGCCCGGGTTGGCGCCGCGTGCAAGTGTGAATCGCAGGGCGTCGGCGCCGAAACGATCGACCCAGTCGAGTGGGTCGATACCGTTGCCGCGAGACTTCGACATCTTCTTGCCGTACTGATCGCGGACCAGTCCGTGCAGGAACACGTCCTTGAACGGCATCTGCGCGCCGGACTTACCCGGACCGGCGGTGATCGACTCGTCCTCGGACACGTAAGTGCCGAACATCATCATGCGGGCGACCCAGAAGAACAGGATGTCGTAGCCGGTGACGAGAACACTGGTGGGATAGAACTTTTCGAGTTCGGGCGTGTTGTCCGGCCAGCCCATCGTCGAGAAGGGCCACAGTCCGGAGGAGAACCAGGTATCGAGGACGTCGGGATCCTGGACCCAGCCTTCCGGCGCCGTTTCGTCGGGACCGAAGCACGCAACTTCACCCTCGGGGCCGTACCAGACCGGAATGCGGTGACCCCACCAGAGTTGACGGGAAATGCACCAGTCATGCATGTTGTCGACCCAGTCGAACCAGCGTGGCTCCTGGCTCGCCGGGTGAATGACGGTGTCCCCGTTGCGAACCGCGTCACCCGCAGCCTTGGCGAGCGTCTCGACCTTGACCCACCACTGCAACGAGAGACGAGGCTCGATGGCCTCGCCACTGCGCTCGGAGTGCCCGACGCTGTGCAGGTACGGGCGCTTCTCGGCGACGACGCGTCCCTGCTCGGCGAGAGCTTCGCGAACCTTGACGCGAGCCTCGAAGCGGTCCATTCCGTCGAATTCGGTTCCGGTGTCGGCAATCTTGCCGGTCTTGTCCATGATTGTGGGCATCGGCAGGTTGTGCCGCAGGCCCATCTCGAAGTCGTTGGGATCGTGAGCCGGCGTGATCTTCACAGCGCCGGTTCCGAACTCGGGGTCGACGTAGTCGTCGGCGATGATCGGGATCTGACGCCCGGTGAACGGATGATCGAGAGTGGTGCCGATGAGGTGCTTGTAGCGCTCGTCCTCGGGATGGACCGCTACTGCGGTGTCACCGAGCATCGTCTCGACGCGAGTGGTCGCGACGATGACGTGCGGCTCGTTGTCGTCGAGCGAGCCGTAGCGCAGGGAAACCAGCTCACCCTCGACGTCCTCGAACTTCACCTCGATGTCGGAGATCGCGGTCTGCAGCACCGGCGACCAGTTCACGAGACGCTCGGCGCGGTAGATCAGGCCCTCGTCGAACATGCGCTTGAAGACGGTCTGGACGGCGCGGGAGAGGCCCTCGTCCATCGTGAAACGATCACGACTCCAGTCGACGCCGTCACCGATGCGCCGCATCTGGCCACCGATGGTTCCACCGGATTCGCGCTTCCAGTCCCAGACCTTGTCGATGAACAGCTCGCGGCCGAAATCTTCCTTGGTCTTTCCGTCGGCAGCGAGTTGCTTCTCGACGACGGACTGCGTGGCGATACCGGCGTGGTCCATGCCTGGCAGCCACAGCACCTCGTAGCCCTGCATCCGCTTGCGACGGCTGAGCACGTCCATGAGGGTGTGATCCAGGGCATGGCCCATGTGCAGGCTGCCGGTGACGTTCGGGGGCGGCAGCACGATGGAGTAGCCGGGCTTGTCGCTGGTCGCGTCGGCCTGGAAGTACCCGGCGTCTACCCAGCCTTGATACAGATCGGCCTCTACCGCGCTGGGGTCCCAGCTCTTGGGTAGGGCGTCGGCGGGGGTCTGGGGGTTCTCTGGAGCTGCACTGGTCACCACTTGATCCTAATGACTCCCCCGTCGTGAACGAATTCGCCCGTCGGCCGCCGCAGCGCACACGAACGACTGCCCCGCAGTCCGGGGTCAGCCGAACAAACGATATTCACCGATCCGCTCCGCTGACAGGATCGCTCTGAAGGACGACCGACCAACGACCTGTGGAGCAAATATGTTGAACAACTGGAGTTCTCGCCGTCCCGGCGTTCGAACCTTGGCGGCGGCCGCGACGATCGGAGCCGCGGTTGCCCTCGTGCTTCCGGCGACTGCGTCTGCTGCCCCCGGCATCGAAGAAAGTGTGCAAGGAAGCATCGACAGTGGCAGCGCCACGATCAACGGAAGCGTCGGCGATATCGGGAACGACATCGCAAACGGCATCGCCAGCGGCAGCGTGGGTGACATCGTCGGCGGGATCGCCACTGGGAACCTCAACGACGTCCTCGGCGGCCTGAACGCCGGCTCGACCAGCGCGACGGACATCGTCAACGGCCTGGCCAGTGGCAACGTCAGGGACATTCTCAGTGGCCTGGCCAGCGGCAGCGGCGGCGGCGGATCGTTTGCGCCCACGCAGCGCTGCGACGCCTCGACCGTCTCGGGCGGCGCAGGAATCACCAGCACCAAGCACGAACTCGGCCGCGGTGGCCCGACCTCGTTCGTGCTCGGCTACGAGACCGAAAACGTCCCGGACCTGATCGAGGTGTACTACGAAGGTCGGTTGATCCACAGCACCGGATACATCGGCGACAACATCAACGAGGGAACTGGTTCAGCTGTCGTCAACGTGCCCGCCGGTGGGGCGTCGTCCGTTCTGGTTCGCGTCACGGGCCCTGACCACACCGAGTGGTCGTACACCGTTCGTTGCCCCGGCGCCTGATTCCGGTCCGGATCCACGCGAAGACGCTCGTGCCTCGTTCGGTGTTTCATCCGAACGAGGCACGCGCGGGTTCAGCCCAGAATCTCCGGTAGCGCGACATCTTCGCCGAGAACGTGCTCGGAGAGGAACGCGGTGACCACCTCGTACCAGATCTTGGTGTGCTGCGGCTTGAGCACCCAATGATTCTCGTCGGGGAAGTAGAGGAAGCGATGGTCCGTTTTCCCGTCGTCGTCGGCGGGCAGACCTGACTCGGCAAGCAGTTCGTACCAGAGTCGCAAGCCCTCACCGATCGGAACCCGGTAGTCCTTGTCGCCATGGATGACCAGCATCGGAGTCGTGATGTCCGCGACGTACAGATGCGGCGAATTCTCGACGGCCATCTCAGGCGACATCTCGCGCTGCCAGTACCAGGCAGCGTCCGTCGTCGGGCCGAATTGATCGAGTGCCCACAGACTCGCGTGGGTGACGATGGCGTCGAAACGGTTGGTATGTCCGGCAATCCAGTTGGCCATGTAACCACCGAACGAACCACCCATCGCGCCGGTTCGCTTGGGGTCGATCTCGGGCTGGGCGACAGCAGCATCGGTGATCGCCATCAGATCGGTGAAGGGCGCCTTGCCCCACTGACCCCACCCCCGCTGGACGAAGTCCTGGCCGTATCCGGTCGAGAGCGCGGGATCTGGTAGCAGTACTGCATAGCCCTTGGCGACGAGCAGCCACGGATTCCACCGCCAGGACCAGGTGTTCCACGAACCGAGTGGGCCGCCGTGGACCCAGAGAAGCAATGGCACCGGTGCATGCGGCGCGGCGCCCGTCGGCAGCGCCAACCAGCTACGCACCGTCGAACCGTCCTCGGCACGCGCGGTGATCTCGGTCAGTGTTCCCGGCAGCTCCGGCAAAGTGTCGGGCCCACGAAGTGCGGTGATCTCACCTGATCGCAGATCGACCCGCACCACGTGCGGGGGCGCTTCGTACGAGGCTCGCAACGCGTAGATCGACTCACCGTCCGGCGCCACTCGAACGTCGGTGTACGCCGCGTCGTCGGCTGTCAGGCGCACTGGTTGGCCCCACAGGTCGATGGTGAAGATCGGACCGCGGCCGCCGTCGTCAGCGGTGACGACCAGCCCGGATCCGTCGGGTAGCCAGGCAAGTGAGGTAGGCCAGCGATCCCAGCCGTCGGCGACGCCGGTCACGGCACCGGATCCGAAGTCGTAGAGCTGCAGAGTCATTCGTGGTGCGGACTCCGGTGTGGTGAGTGTCTCCCGGATGAACGCGAGCTTGGTTCCGTCCGGCGAGAGCACCGGGTTGTAGACGTCCGCGTCGGCCTCGTCGACAAGCCTGACTCGGTCACCGGTCACCGTGTCGATCCGAACCAACGTCGATCGGCGGGCGGCACTCGCATCGCCGACAGTCCACGTGGTCACGACGAAGAGACCATCGTCGGAAATCGTGGTCGACGTCTCCCGCAGCGCTGCGCCTGCCGTCGGTGTGATGTCCCGCAACTCGACGGATTCCTTCGAATCCGTCTCGGCCACAACCAGATGCGGATGATCGGGGCCCAGGTCGTGGTCCCAGTGGCGCACCGGATAACCGGTGTGCAGCATCGCCGTGACTTTCTTGTCCTTGCGCGCCGATCGCACCTGATCGTCCTGGTCGAGGCTGATCGCCGAAGCCATGACCGACGTCTGGGCCACGAACGTCGGCGCCGCCTTCGCCGCTGATACCGACGAGACACCACCGGGACGCGAGATCAGCAGCTGAGCTTCTCCGCCCGCCGCTGGTAGGCGCCAGAGTGCTGGTTGCGGATCACTCTCGCCCGGCACGGCTCGCGTGGCAGTGAAGAGCACGTCGCCGTCGAACGCGAAGGCAGCACCGGACTCGCTGGTCGAACCCCAGGTCAACCGACGCGCAGGACGCCGGCCTTCCGGGTCGATCTCCCACAACGAGGACACGTATTCGGCGCTCTTGTCGTCGAGAACGGCGCGCGCGCAGATCAGCAGCGAGCCGTCAGGTGACAACACCAGGCCGGACAACCTGGCCAGAGCGATGTAGTCGTCGAGTTCGTCGAACGGTGTGCCTGCGTGGAGCTCGGGAATCTGGGTCACCACTAGTTCGTATCACGCGCCCCGCGGTTGACGCATCATTGCGTAGATCGTCGGCCCGCCGCCTGGCATGACGATGTCACGGGTCACTTCGAAACCGAAGCGGTTGTAGTACGGGATGTTCGATTCCTTGCTGCTCTCGAGGTAAGCGTCGACATGTTGACGGTCACAACGCTCCAACCGAGAGTTCAGCAGCGCTTTGCCGTATCCCCCACCGCGCGCCGCGCTGCCGGTCCCGACGGTCGCGAGATACCAGTGCGGCGAATTCGGGTGTGCTCCTTCGAGAACGGAGCTGACCTCGGCCGCGTGTCGAAGCCCCCTGCCGAAGACACGCACCATTGCGGGCAGGCTCACGAGCCCGGAAATCCACGACTGCTTCCACCGCCCCGGCGGATCCCACAGAGTTGCCCCGCCGATCAGGCCGTTGTCGTCGGTGGCCACCTCGACGCCGCCCCCGGCGAGGTGGTGGTAACGAGCTTCTGCGGCAAACAGTTTCGTCAGGCGATCAGCCCTGGTGGCCTCGTCCGGCAACATCCACGCCATCAAGGGATCATCTTCGAACGCCTCGGCCAACACTGCCGACAGTGCCGGAATATCGGATCGGACAGCCGGCCGTACGTGTACACCCATGAGGCGAGAGTACCGCCGACTGTCCGAATCACTGGACTTTGAACAGCGCTGTCCTTGAACCGATCAGACGAGCAAGCCCGCAATCCGCGGCGGAATCTGTTCGAGCGCGTACGGCAAGCTCAGTACGGTGCTCCACGTCATGGCTTCGGCAGCAGCGTCTTCCAGAATGATCGCGCGGCCGTCCTTCACGACGTCGAGTTCCTGGTAGATCGGGGTCTTGTCCAGCTCCGCGCGAAGCTTGTCGCCGTAGCCGCCACCGGCGTACCAGACGAGTACGTCGACGTCCGCGAGCGAGAGTTGCTCGGTGCTGATCTCGGCGAAGTTACCCGTGATCTGATCGGTGACAGGCGGATTCACGAATCCGAGTTCGGTGAAGAACCGCACCTTCGGGTCTTCCGGTCCGTAGACCCCGAACTGCCCCGGCCCCTTCAACGCGCCGACCAGAACGGTCTTGCCGGCAAACGCCGGATTGGCCGTCTTCACGTCGGCGAACTTCTGGTCGACGCCGGCGATCAGCTCGGTGGCCTTACCCTGCTGCCCCAACGCTTCGCCGATGATGGTCGTCTGGTTCTGCCAGGGGATTCCGTAATCCGCGAACTCCTTGGGCTGCGCCACCGTCGGCGCAATGGCACTGAGTTTGTCGTATTGCGCCTGAGTGAGCCCGGAGTAGGTGCCGACAATGAGGTCGGGTGTCGTGGCAGCGACCTTCTCCATCTGAATGGTGGTGCCCGCAGTTCCGATGATCTCGGGAGTCGCCCCGTTCAGCAGCGGCTGCGCCCAGGGCCACACTCCGTAGGGGTAATCGCCGTACCAGTCGAAGGTTCCGACCAAGGTCCCACCGAGCGCCAGGATCGCATCTTGATCGTTGTATCCGACACTGACGATCCGCTGCGGATCCTTGGGCAACTCCGTAGCCCCGAACTTGTGGGTGATCGATTCCGCAGAGTCACCGCTGGGAGGTGTGTCCTCGTCGTTCGAACTGGAGCAGGCTGCGGCGAATGCCAGCAACGCTCCCGACGTGCCGATCAGAAATCCGCGCCGGGTCAGCCGACCTGCGTCCGTTCGATCCATGTTCCTACCCCTTAAAGTCTGCTGGTTCGGTAGGTAAGGCTAGCCGATGAAAGCTTCATTCCGGCTAGTTCGACCGGCCCATTCGATGGCAGTACCGCGCCGTTCGGGCCACTATGGAGACATGACGCGCCAGGGCCCCTCGAAGGACATCGACGAATCGGATCTCGAAGTCACGCACCCCAAGGACTACGCCGCCGGAGTTCCGGCCGTTCTGGTGTCGCTGCAACGAGGAATCGAGCAGATGGGAGCCTTGCGGACCGCCCGAACGCTCACCAGACTCAACCAGCGACACGGCTTCGACTGCCCGGGGTGTGCGTGGCCGGAGACTCCCGGACATCGCAAGCCCGCCGAATTCTGCGAGAACGGAGCGAAGGCTGTTGCCGAGGAAGCAACGCTTCGCACCGTCACACCCGAATTCTTCGCGGAGCACTCGATCGCCGATCTCGAAGGCAAGACCGACTACTGGCTCGGACAGCAGGGGCGACTGACGCACCCGATGGTCCTGACGCCGGGAGCAACCCATTACCGGCCGATCGACTGGGACGGCGCGTACGCACTGATCGCCGAACATCTGAACGGCCTCGCATCGCCGGACGAAGCGGTGTTCTACACCTCCGGTCGCACGTCCAACGAAGCCGCGTTTCTCTACCAGTTGATGATTCGCAGCTACGGCACCAACAACATGCCCGACTGTTCCAACATGTGTCACGAGTCGTCCGGAAGCGCACTGACCGAATCCATCGGCATCGGCAAAGGCTCGGTGACGGTTCCCGACCTCGAGAACGCCGATCTCATCCTCATCGCCGGACAGAACCCCGGCACCAACCACCCTCGAATGCTCTCGACGCTGGAGAAGGCAAAGAGCAACGGCGCCAAGATCATTGCCATCAATCCTCTGCCCGAGGCGGGATTGCGCAGGTTCAAGGATCCACAGAAGGTGTCCGGCGTGATCGGGCACGGAGTCGACATCGCGGACGAGTTCCTGCAGATCCGGCTGGGCGGCGACATGGCGCTGTTCCAAGGCCTGGGGAAGCTGCTGCTCGAGCAGGAAGATCGCGCTCCCGGGACGGTCGTCGACCGCGCTTTCGTCGACCGGTACTGCGCCGGTTGGGACGAATACGAGAAGCACATCCGCGCGGTCGATCTCGACACGGTACTCGAGGCAACGGGTCTGTCGATGGCACAGCTCGAGGAAACGGCTGCCGCACTTGCCCGATCCGAGCGAACCGTCACCTGCTGGGCCATGGGGATCACTCAGCACACACACGGAGTCGCCACCATCGAAGAAGCAGTCAACCTGCTGCTCATGCGTGGAATGATGGGCAAACCCGGTGCCGGCGTTTGTCCGGTGCGAGGACACTCCAATGTCCAGGGTGACCGCACGATGGGCATCTGGGAAAAGATGCCGGAAGAGTTCCTGGCCGCGCTCGATACCGAGTTCTCGATCTCGAGTCCCCGCAAGCACGGATGGGACACCGTCGACGCGATCCGCGCCATGAACGCAGGCAAGGCAAGCTTCTTCATGGCGATGGGCGGCAACTTCATCCAGGCAAGCCCGGACACCGCAGCGACTGAAACAGCGTTGCGTCAATGCGAACTCACCGTGCAGGTGTCCACCAAGCTGAACCGCAGTCACGTGGTCCACGGGCAGACCGCGATCATCCTCCCCACCCTCGGACGCACCGACCTCGACGTCCAAGCCGGCGGAAAGCAGCTTGTCTCCGTGGAGGATTCGATGTCCATGGTGCACCTGTCGCGCGGACGCCTCACACCGGTCAGCCCCTACCTGCGTAGCGAAGTCGCCATCATCTGCCAACTCGCCCGCGAACTACTCGGCAACGATCACTCCGTCCGCTGGTCGGCCTTCGAGGGCAACTACGATCTGATCCGCGATTCCATCTCACGGGTAGTGCCAGGCTGCGAAAACTACAACTCCCGCGTTCGAGAGCCAGACGGATTCCAACTCCCCCACCCGCCGCGTGACTCGCGTGAGTTCCGCACGCACACCGGCAAAGCCAACTTCGGCGTGAACGACCTGCACTGGATACCCACTCCGAGTGGGCGCCTGATTCTGCAGACGATGCGCAGCCACGACCAGTACAACACCACGATCTACGGCCTCGACGACAGATACCGCGGCATCAAGGGCGGACGCAAAGTCATCCTCGTCAACGCCGAAGACATCACCGCGCTCGGATTCCGTGACGGCGATCTCGTCGACATCGTGTCCGAGTGGACAACACCCGACGGCACACTCGAAGAGCGTCGGGTCACGGAATTCCGCATCGTCTCCTACGACACCCCGCGCGGCAATGCTGCGGCGTACTACCCCGAGACAAATCCGCTCGTTCCCCTCGAACACGTTGCAGCCAAGTCGAACACGCCGGTGTCGAAGGCCGTCACCGTTCGACTCGAAGCATCGGGCGCCTGAGATGGGACGAGTCACCGCACGAACACCGGTCGTTCGAATCTCGGGTGATCGGGTCGTCACGCGCCCCGACACGCTGGCCGTCGAGGAACCACTCGAAATGAGAGTTGGCGGTCAGGTGCTGGCAGTGACGATGCGGACCCCCGGCAACGACGTCGATCTCGTGCACGGATTCCTTCTCAGCGAAGGTGTCATCGCCACCCGCGACGACGTGAGCGTCGTCCGCTACTGCGACGGCGTCGACGAATCCGGTGCGAACACGTACAACGTCCTCGACATCGCTCTCGCTCCCGGAGTGCCGTTGCCCGACCACACCACCGACCGCAACACCGTCGTCAGTTCCGCGTGCGGAGTGTGCGGCAAGACCTCGCTCGACGCCGTCCGAACCACGACGCGACATCCGCTGGTCGGTGACACGACTTCCGTCACCTCGACCATCCTGTCGGCCATGCCGGTCACACTGCGGGAGAGCCAACGGATCTTCGAGCGCACCGGTGGCCTGCACGCGGCCGGATTGTTCACCGCCACCGGCGAACTCCTTGCACTGCGCGAGGATGTCGGCCGTCACAACGCCGTCGACAAGGTGATCGGTTGGGCCATCACCGACGGCCGAGTGCCCCTCTACGACACGATCTTGATCGTCAGCGGGCGGGCGTCGTTCGAACTCGTCCAGAAGGCCGTCATGGCCGGCATTCCGATCCTCGGTGCTGTCTCCGCGCCGTCGTCGCTGGCCGTGGAACTAGCGCAGGAGTCCGGGCTGACTCTCGCCGGTTTCATCCGCGGCGATTCGATGAACGTCTACTCGCACCCGCACCGAGTCGAGGTCACGTCGAACTCGCACGCAACTGAGCCGACAGTCGCACAGCGGAGTTGACCTCCCCGTA encodes:
- the fdhD gene encoding formate dehydrogenase accessory sulfurtransferase FdhD yields the protein MGRVTARTPVVRISGDRVVTRPDTLAVEEPLEMRVGGQVLAVTMRTPGNDVDLVHGFLLSEGVIATRDDVSVVRYCDGVDESGANTYNVLDIALAPGVPLPDHTTDRNTVVSSACGVCGKTSLDAVRTTTRHPLVGDTTSVTSTILSAMPVTLRESQRIFERTGGLHAAGLFTATGELLALREDVGRHNAVDKVIGWAITDGRVPLYDTILIVSGRASFELVQKAVMAGIPILGAVSAPSSLAVELAQESGLTLAGFIRGDSMNVYSHPHRVEVTSNSHATEPTVAQRS